A genomic segment from Peribacillus sp. ACCC06369 encodes:
- a CDS encoding oxidoreductase — protein MRKIKVGLVGYGLSGATFHAPLLSVLGQFQIVKVVSSQKEKVLKDLKDVEVVGSLEEILEDSSIDLAVITTPSGLHYEMAKQSLLAGKHVILEKPMVVEAWEAEELIKIAEEKNLLLSVYHNRRWDNDFLTVKKLMDDGVLGEINTYQVHYDRFRPMVRDRWREKPGPGSGILFDLGSHLIDQALHLFGVPQFVWADVFSQKENAETDDYFHVILGYEKLRVILHSGSIVPTNGPRFQVHGSKGSFIKSGNDCQEADLSDGKKPIDDSWGADAPEFYGKLVTVEGENETHETIETLHGSYLTYYQAVADSILSGKKAPVTAEEGLAVIKIIDAAFESSKLRKAVYIK, from the coding sequence ATGAGAAAAATTAAAGTGGGTTTAGTTGGATATGGATTATCGGGCGCTACATTTCACGCGCCTTTACTAAGTGTTTTAGGGCAATTTCAAATAGTGAAAGTTGTCAGCTCCCAAAAGGAAAAAGTCCTAAAAGATTTGAAGGATGTGGAAGTGGTAGGCAGCTTGGAGGAAATTCTTGAAGACTCGTCAATCGATTTGGCCGTTATTACGACACCGAGTGGTTTACATTATGAAATGGCCAAGCAAAGCTTGTTAGCCGGGAAGCATGTCATCCTTGAAAAGCCGATGGTAGTTGAAGCCTGGGAGGCAGAGGAGCTCATTAAGATTGCAGAGGAAAAGAATCTGCTCTTAAGTGTTTATCATAACAGGAGATGGGATAATGACTTTTTGACGGTGAAAAAACTTATGGATGATGGAGTGCTTGGGGAAATCAATACATACCAAGTCCATTATGATCGGTTCAGGCCAATGGTCAGGGATAGATGGAGGGAAAAACCAGGCCCGGGGTCAGGTATCCTATTTGATCTAGGTTCACATCTCATCGATCAAGCCTTGCATTTGTTTGGGGTGCCGCAGTTCGTTTGGGCAGATGTATTTTCGCAAAAAGAAAATGCAGAAACTGATGATTATTTCCATGTGATATTAGGATATGAAAAGCTGAGAGTTATATTGCATTCAGGTTCAATCGTCCCGACTAATGGACCTCGTTTTCAGGTTCATGGAAGTAAAGGATCATTTATAAAGTCCGGTAATGATTGCCAAGAGGCCGACCTAAGTGATGGTAAAAAACCGATTGATGACTCTTGGGGTGCAGATGCTCCTGAATTTTATGGTAAGCTGGTTACGGTTGAAGGAGAAAATGAGACACATGAAACCATTGAAACACTGCATGGTTCTTATTTAACGTATTACCAGGCAGTTGCCGATAGTATATTGAGCGGAAAAAAAGCTCCAGTCACTGCCGAAGAGGGACTAGCCGTCATTAAAATCATTGATGCGGCTTTTGAAAGCAGTAAATTGAGGAAAGCCGTTTATATTAAATGA
- a CDS encoding MFS transporter, with product MSAEQRKKIIILMINMFIAIGSFGIIIPILPAYLASINQGGTAAGLMIAIFAGAQLIFSPIAGKWTDQFGRRKMIIYGLVGLTLSMFIFYAVNSIWLLYASRIIGGIGAALLIPAIFAYVADITTFDQRAKGNSLVSAAMSLGIVVGPGIGGFLADFGLKFPFLISALVSLSAVVFSIFVLKESETAQVTQSMDAETETMVRKIALSVKMPYFIPLIITLVMSFGLMAYESVIGLYLDNQFNSSPKDIAVMVTATGIVSVIVQLFVVDRIVRRFGEVNVLNIFISVAAIGFLLSLFASSYLIFFLISLIIFLSTSILRPVLNTLISKMAGNEQGFAMGMNNAYMSIGNVLGPTLAGMMYDIHITYPFMLGLFLLIITLMITMAWQKRSLHAKALT from the coding sequence ATGTCAGCAGAGCAACGTAAAAAGATCATAATCCTCATGATCAATATGTTTATAGCAATAGGAAGTTTCGGTATCATCATTCCCATTTTACCAGCATACCTGGCCTCCATTAATCAAGGCGGAACCGCCGCTGGCCTAATGATCGCCATTTTCGCAGGTGCACAACTTATCTTTTCGCCAATTGCCGGAAAATGGACTGACCAATTCGGGCGCAGAAAAATGATTATTTATGGATTGGTCGGTTTGACATTATCCATGTTTATTTTTTATGCAGTCAATTCCATTTGGTTATTGTATGCGTCGCGTATCATCGGTGGGATTGGAGCTGCTTTGCTTATACCCGCAATATTTGCTTATGTTGCTGACATCACCACATTTGATCAACGCGCTAAAGGCAATAGTTTAGTATCTGCCGCTATGTCCCTAGGAATTGTAGTCGGTCCAGGAATTGGAGGGTTTTTAGCTGACTTTGGCCTGAAGTTTCCCTTTTTAATTTCTGCACTGGTATCCCTATCAGCAGTGGTATTTTCGATTTTTGTATTAAAAGAAAGCGAAACGGCACAGGTTACTCAATCCATGGATGCAGAAACTGAAACAATGGTTCGGAAGATTGCCTTATCCGTGAAAATGCCCTATTTCATTCCACTTATCATTACTCTTGTAATGAGCTTTGGATTAATGGCATATGAGTCTGTAATTGGTCTTTATCTTGATAATCAATTCAACTCAAGTCCTAAGGACATCGCTGTCATGGTTACTGCAACAGGTATCGTCAGTGTAATCGTACAATTGTTTGTCGTCGACCGGATTGTACGGCGTTTTGGGGAAGTGAATGTGCTGAATATCTTTATCAGTGTTGCAGCCATAGGTTTCCTTCTATCACTTTTTGCTTCAAGTTACCTGATTTTCTTTTTAATCTCACTTATTATCTTCCTTTCCACTTCCATTTTACGGCCAGTTCTTAACACACTGATTTCCAAAATGGCAGGGAATGAGCAGGGATTTGCAATGGGTATGAATAATGCGTATATGAGCATCGGAAATGTGCTTGGACCCACACTTGCCGGAATGATGTATGATATCCACATCACCTATCCGTTCATGTTGGGCCTTTTCCTCTTAATCATTACTTTGATGATTACCATGGCTTGGCAAAAGCGATCTCTTCATGCAAAGGCATTAACCTAG
- a CDS encoding MarR family transcriptional regulator encodes MYNLHIEIKELSSLSQEMVEPLLVKYDLTSVQYRALQLIVLNESIAVKNVSNHLKIKPAAGTALIDRLERKDLIERVHSKDDRRVVFIQSTESGKETYHSINKCFAKIFRDFYSVLNEEETERLKQIVGKLTEHVSSRIDNKI; translated from the coding sequence TTGTATAATTTACATATAGAGATTAAAGAACTAAGCAGCCTCTCACAGGAAATGGTGGAACCGTTATTGGTTAAATACGATTTAACTTCTGTACAGTACCGTGCATTGCAATTAATAGTCTTAAATGAATCCATAGCTGTTAAAAATGTTTCGAATCATTTGAAGATTAAACCTGCAGCAGGAACTGCGCTAATTGACCGGCTTGAACGGAAGGATTTGATCGAAAGGGTACACAGCAAGGATGATCGGCGGGTCGTTTTTATCCAATCAACCGAAAGTGGAAAGGAAACCTACCATTCCATCAATAAGTGTTTTGCCAAAATCTTTCGTGATTTTTATAGCGTCTTAAATGAAGAGGAAACGGAAAGGCTTAAACAAATCGTTGGGAAACTGACAGAACATGTGTCGTCACGTATAGATAATAAAATATAG
- a CDS encoding GNAT family N-acetyltransferase encodes MKIPVENIVELTVEHQFLQAYPILSQLRTDLTLKEYLQLLNDMRKEGKQLFALYHDTSIVALAGISWREDLYNERYVFVQDLVTDVNHRPSGLGYSLLSYIHNWAKENGAEYISLES; translated from the coding sequence ATGAAAATACCAGTGGAAAATATAGTAGAGTTAACTGTAGAACATCAATTCTTACAGGCTTACCCTATATTGAGTCAGTTACGAACTGATTTGACCCTAAAGGAATATCTACAATTATTAAATGATATGCGTAAGGAGGGTAAACAGCTATTTGCTTTATATCATGATACAAGCATCGTAGCTTTAGCGGGTATTAGCTGGCGTGAAGATTTATATAATGAACGCTATGTGTTTGTACAAGATTTGGTTACTGATGTAAATCATCGTCCTAGTGGCCTTGGATATAGTCTGCTTAGTTATATACATAATTGGGCAAAAGAAAATGGTGCTGAATATATTTCATTGGAATCGTGA
- a CDS encoding amidohydrolase/deacetylase family metallohydrolase, whose translation MTDTLVLKNVKMIEGYAADIILENGMIKEIALPGTATGDKVIDYDQKVFVSSGWIDMHVHAFPEFDPYGDDVDEIGYKTGVTTVIDAGSTGADRISDLVSSCENSKTNVFAFLNISRIGLKRIDELSDISWLDEGEIGKAISKYGDFVVGLKARISKSVVGPNGIEPLKIARKFSVETDLPLMVHIGSGPPDIKEVLDLLEEKDIITHFLNGKANNLFDEREEPLPEFSKAIERGVHLDVGHGTASFSFKTAETAKKRGIRFNTISTDIYRKNRENGPVFNMAHVLTKFLYLGYPLKEVIDAVTVNAASWLHKPELGRISAGDIANLTLFSIEEERTLLLDSDGEKRMAEKRVVVKGVVINGEYNEC comes from the coding sequence ATGACAGATACGTTAGTTCTGAAGAATGTAAAGATGATAGAGGGATATGCAGCTGATATCATACTGGAAAATGGGATGATTAAAGAAATCGCACTTCCCGGAACTGCAACAGGAGATAAGGTAATAGATTATGATCAAAAAGTATTTGTTTCCAGCGGATGGATCGATATGCATGTACATGCTTTCCCGGAATTCGATCCTTATGGTGATGATGTTGATGAGATTGGATACAAAACTGGTGTAACAACGGTCATTGATGCGGGAAGCACGGGGGCAGATAGGATATCTGATTTGGTTAGCAGTTGTGAAAATTCCAAAACGAATGTTTTCGCCTTTCTGAATATTTCGCGGATTGGATTGAAAAGGATTGATGAGTTATCGGATATTTCATGGCTGGACGAAGGGGAGATCGGGAAGGCAATTTCCAAGTACGGGGATTTTGTCGTTGGACTAAAAGCGAGAATAAGTAAAAGTGTGGTTGGTCCAAATGGTATCGAACCATTGAAAATCGCTAGGAAGTTCTCGGTTGAAACTGATTTACCTTTAATGGTTCATATCGGTTCAGGGCCGCCTGATATTAAGGAAGTCCTTGATTTACTTGAGGAAAAGGACATTATTACACATTTCTTAAATGGTAAAGCGAATAATTTATTTGATGAAAGAGAAGAGCCACTGCCTGAGTTCAGTAAGGCGATTGAACGTGGTGTTCATTTGGATGTAGGTCATGGAACGGCAAGCTTTTCTTTTAAAACGGCAGAAACGGCGAAAAAGCGGGGAATCCGCTTCAATACGATCAGTACGGATATCTATCGGAAAAACAGAGAGAATGGCCCAGTTTTTAATATGGCACATGTGCTTACAAAATTTTTGTATCTTGGCTATCCATTAAAAGAAGTAATAGATGCCGTTACGGTCAATGCAGCATCATGGTTGCATAAACCAGAGTTAGGCAGGATTTCTGCTGGGGATATTGCGAACTTAACTTTATTCTCAATTGAGGAAGAGCGGACGCTTTTATTGGATTCCGATGGCGAAAAAAGAATGGCAGAAAAAAGAGTTGTCGTAAAAGGAGTGGTTATAAATGGAGAGTACAATGAATGCTAA
- a CDS encoding DgaE family pyridoxal phosphate-dependent ammonia lyase codes for MESTMNAKYGLKRVINASGRMSILGVSAPTDTVMDAMKKGGQNYVEISDLVDKSGQHIANLLQSEAAVVVNSASSGIALSVAAIVTGGNRRKSERLHQEPIKKNEIIMLKGHNVQYGAPVETMIYLGGGKLVEVGYANEGKAEHIADAINENTSAILYVKSHHTVQKNMISVEEAWEVAKTNNIPLIVDAAAEEDLEKYVQFADLAIYSGSKAIEGPTSGIVAGRKKYIEWLKVQLHCIGRSMKVGKETTFGLLQALDEYFVKMDNSEKEKASLQVLASLDSIDGVKVTIVQDEAGRAIYRARISIDPLITETTAKEVNEQLRNGDIAIYTRDYGIRQGFFDIDPRPLQGDDINVIEAQLRTILGGKQG; via the coding sequence ATGGAGAGTACAATGAATGCTAAATACGGTTTGAAAAGAGTCATCAATGCAAGCGGAAGAATGAGCATATTGGGGGTTTCTGCCCCAACGGATACAGTGATGGACGCGATGAAAAAAGGTGGACAAAATTATGTTGAAATTTCTGATTTAGTCGATAAGTCAGGCCAGCATATAGCGAATTTGCTTCAGTCTGAAGCAGCTGTCGTCGTAAACTCGGCATCAAGTGGAATTGCCCTTTCAGTAGCGGCGATCGTTACTGGAGGAAACAGAAGAAAAAGCGAAAGGCTTCATCAAGAACCGATTAAAAAGAATGAAATCATCATGCTGAAAGGCCATAACGTTCAGTATGGTGCACCGGTTGAAACCATGATTTACCTGGGTGGCGGAAAATTGGTTGAAGTGGGGTATGCAAACGAAGGGAAAGCGGAACATATTGCGGATGCCATTAATGAAAATACTTCCGCCATTTTATACGTGAAATCACATCATACTGTTCAGAAAAATATGATATCTGTCGAAGAAGCATGGGAAGTGGCCAAAACGAATAATATCCCTCTGATTGTCGATGCAGCAGCGGAGGAAGACTTGGAGAAATATGTACAATTTGCCGACTTGGCGATTTATAGTGGATCAAAAGCCATTGAAGGACCGACATCCGGTATCGTAGCTGGCAGAAAAAAATATATCGAATGGTTAAAGGTTCAATTGCACTGTATCGGAAGGAGCATGAAGGTCGGTAAAGAAACTACCTTTGGGCTGCTTCAGGCATTGGATGAGTATTTTGTCAAAATGGATAATAGTGAAAAAGAAAAAGCTAGTTTACAAGTTCTCGCTTCACTTGACTCCATTGATGGTGTAAAAGTAACGATTGTTCAGGATGAAGCCGGTCGTGCCATATATAGGGCACGTATTTCCATTGATCCTTTGATTACGGAAACAACGGCGAAGGAAGTGAACGAGCAGCTCAGAAATGGGGATATAGCCATTTATACACGTGATTATGGGATACGGCAAGGCTTTTTCGATATAGATCCACGTCCATTGCAAGGTGATGATATAAACGTCATTGAAGCTCAATTAAGAACCATTTTAGGAGGAAAACAAGGATGA
- a CDS encoding KDGP aldolase family protein, producing MTNINKRLLNDRVALNVLANSVENAVEVFEAAEGHVLVGVLSKDYPTVEAGVTAMKEYGEAIDEAVSIGLGAGDNRQAAVVAEIAKYYPGSHINQVFPAVGATRANLGEKDSWINSLVSPTGKVGYVNISTGPVSAGASETAIVPIKAAIALVRDMGGNALKYFPMKGLKHEDEYRAVAKACGEEGFALEPTGGIDLNNFETILEIALEAKVPKVIPHVYSSIIDEETGKTNGEDVRKLLAITKQLVEKHA from the coding sequence ATGACAAACATAAACAAACGGTTATTGAATGATCGTGTAGCCTTAAATGTACTAGCAAACAGTGTAGAAAATGCAGTGGAAGTCTTTGAAGCAGCGGAAGGCCATGTATTGGTTGGTGTACTCTCAAAGGATTATCCAACTGTGGAAGCTGGTGTTACAGCAATGAAAGAATACGGGGAAGCCATTGATGAGGCCGTTTCCATAGGATTGGGCGCGGGCGATAATAGACAGGCAGCAGTTGTCGCAGAAATTGCAAAATACTATCCAGGCAGTCATATTAATCAGGTTTTTCCGGCTGTAGGTGCTACAAGGGCTAATTTAGGTGAGAAGGATAGCTGGATAAATTCACTTGTTTCTCCAACGGGGAAAGTCGGTTATGTGAATATTTCGACTGGTCCTGTAAGTGCAGGTGCAAGTGAAACGGCCATTGTGCCTATCAAAGCTGCCATTGCGCTGGTTCGCGATATGGGAGGAAATGCATTGAAATACTTCCCGATGAAAGGCCTGAAGCATGAAGATGAGTATCGTGCTGTGGCAAAAGCTTGTGGTGAAGAGGGATTTGCTTTGGAACCAACAGGCGGAATCGATTTAAATAATTTCGAGACCATACTGGAAATTGCATTGGAAGCAAAAGTGCCTAAAGTCATTCCCCATGTCTATTCTTCCATCATCGATGAAGAAACTGGAAAAACGAATGGGGAGGATGTACGGAAATTATTAGCCATAACAAAACAATTGGTTGAAAAACATGCCTAA
- a CDS encoding sugar kinase, which translates to MPKRIVAFGEVMMRLQVPGYELLSQANTLQYSFSGTGVNVASAMTKLGHDGYLVTKLPDNPLGDSAVSALQRLGIGRNFISRGGKYLGMYFLENGFGQRASRVTYSNRLESSFNTAYSSDYDMDMISEKADIIHFCGITLAMAENVRESMKVLARKVKEKGGTVCFDCNYRPALWEGGYADAKPHYEEMLSLADIVMMNEKDALYILGMKSEGSTREGQLVELIPKVAETFNIQSIAGTHRSINSDNTHTLRGYMYKEGTFYFSDILSFSVYDRIGSGDAYTSGILHGELLGYSPEKTVWFAAVSGMLACTVVGDTPLATEKEILSAMEGKMEDIKR; encoded by the coding sequence ATGCCTAAAAGGATTGTGGCATTCGGGGAAGTAATGATGCGTTTGCAGGTACCAGGGTATGAATTGCTATCACAGGCTAACACTCTGCAATACTCCTTTTCAGGCACGGGGGTAAATGTTGCTTCTGCTATGACCAAGCTTGGACATGATGGATATCTTGTTACAAAATTACCGGATAACCCCCTTGGGGATTCAGCGGTTTCGGCTTTGCAGCGCTTAGGAATTGGACGGAACTTCATCTCTAGAGGTGGAAAATACTTGGGGATGTATTTTTTGGAAAATGGTTTTGGACAGCGGGCGAGCCGTGTCACATACTCCAATCGATTGGAAAGCAGTTTTAATACAGCATACTCTTCCGATTATGATATGGATATGATTTCAGAAAAGGCGGATATCATCCATTTTTGCGGAATCACGCTTGCCATGGCGGAAAATGTACGGGAAAGTATGAAGGTGCTGGCTAGAAAAGTCAAAGAAAAAGGCGGTACAGTCTGTTTCGATTGCAATTACCGCCCCGCTTTATGGGAGGGTGGTTACGCGGACGCAAAGCCTCATTATGAAGAAATGCTTTCTTTGGCTGATATCGTCATGATGAATGAAAAAGACGCACTATATATTTTAGGAATGAAGTCAGAAGGCTCCACAAGGGAAGGGCAGCTTGTTGAGTTGATCCCAAAAGTAGCAGAGACATTCAATATTCAATCGATAGCGGGGACACATCGTTCGATCAACAGCGATAATACCCATACGTTGAGGGGATATATGTATAAGGAAGGAACATTTTACTTTTCCGATATCCTATCATTTTCCGTATATGATAGAATAGGTTCTGGAGATGCCTATACCAGCGGAATCTTACATGGTGAATTACTGGGATATTCCCCTGAAAAGACAGTTTGGTTTGCGGCTGTATCAGGAATGCTGGCATGTACTGTCGTTGGAGATACTCCTTTGGCAACCGAAAAGGAGATACTTTCGGCGATGGAAGGTAAAATGGAAGATATTAAGAGATAA
- a CDS encoding GntR family transcriptional regulator: MNVNRKNGPMYLQIKEILKDRILHGVYAIDTNIPSEPLLEEEFNVSKVTVRNAIKELVQEGYVEKKSGKGTRVIANGSIVKLSKGKRFTELLVEEGHFIVKKVLNISHVDLSSDAKLHSLFGDQCTKIERIYLLDNEPYIYFTHYVSLNINQEEIKEVQINSLYRFLEDQNVKLETFRDEFAVAIAPDHICETLKIENNSPVLKRIRISSDGDGNVMEYSEGYYNTAKQNYIVTYNEPVQ, from the coding sequence ATGAATGTGAACAGAAAAAATGGACCGATGTATTTACAAATAAAAGAAATATTGAAGGATCGTATTTTACATGGGGTTTATGCCATCGACACAAACATTCCCTCCGAGCCTCTATTGGAAGAAGAATTTAATGTAAGTAAGGTCACTGTCCGTAATGCAATCAAAGAACTCGTGCAAGAGGGGTATGTTGAAAAGAAAAGCGGCAAAGGCACCAGGGTCATAGCTAATGGATCTATTGTCAAACTTTCTAAAGGAAAGCGTTTTACAGAGCTTTTGGTGGAAGAAGGGCACTTCATTGTAAAAAAGGTGTTAAACATAAGTCATGTTGACCTTTCTTCGGACGCTAAGCTGCATTCTTTATTTGGTGACCAATGCACAAAAATCGAACGAATATATTTATTGGACAATGAACCTTATATTTACTTTACACATTATGTTTCACTTAATATAAATCAAGAAGAGATTAAAGAGGTCCAAATCAATTCTTTGTACCGCTTTTTGGAAGATCAAAACGTCAAACTTGAAACATTCAGAGATGAGTTTGCCGTTGCTATCGCTCCGGATCACATTTGCGAAACACTGAAAATCGAAAACAATAGTCCAGTATTGAAAAGGATTCGGATTTCCAGTGATGGGGACGGAAATGTTATGGAATACAGTGAAGGGTATTACAACACGGCTAAACAGAACTACATTGTGACATATAACGAGCCGGTACAATAA
- a CDS encoding gluconate:H+ symporter has protein sequence MDLYLLGITLIAIVIVILGVSWWKWHAFISLTVASLFLAVFSGLPMDKIVGAYETGVGAVLGHLIGILALGTILGKMMSDSGAGMQVADFFIDKFGVKNLPWAMLLSGFIIGIPVFFEVGLVILLPLVISIRKSTKVNILLIGIPVLAGLSIVHGLVPPHPGAMTAIGIYNANMGHVLLYSLIIAFPTAVIAGPIFAKWLHKRVIPVGEPELIRVETKSSGLPGTGVSFFIILLPVLLMVLTVVAPYLSLPGSIEKFLLFIGSPVIALLISCFAAYYFLGFRQGMDKSLLKKLTEECLLPLASIILIIGAGGGFKQILIDSGVGTAIASMSEEISLSPIVLAFLVAGLIRVATGSATVALTTAAGIVSPVVANMTGVNLELLVIATGAGSLMFSHVNDAGFWLVKEYMGLTVKETFKTWTVMETLLSFVAFGLVLILDIFI, from the coding sequence ATGGATCTATATTTATTAGGAATCACGCTGATAGCAATCGTAATTGTTATTTTGGGGGTATCATGGTGGAAATGGCATGCATTCATAAGCTTGACTGTAGCCAGTTTATTTTTAGCGGTTTTTTCCGGACTGCCAATGGACAAGATTGTAGGAGCTTATGAAACGGGTGTCGGAGCTGTCCTTGGTCACCTTATTGGAATATTGGCCTTAGGGACCATCTTAGGAAAGATGATGTCCGACTCAGGAGCTGGTATGCAGGTAGCCGACTTTTTCATTGATAAATTCGGCGTGAAGAACCTTCCATGGGCCATGCTTTTATCTGGTTTCATCATCGGTATTCCGGTATTTTTTGAAGTTGGTTTAGTCATATTGCTGCCTTTGGTCATTTCCATTCGAAAATCAACCAAAGTGAACATCTTGTTAATAGGTATTCCCGTGCTTGCTGGTTTATCGATCGTACATGGTCTGGTACCTCCGCATCCGGGAGCCATGACAGCTATTGGAATCTATAATGCAAACATGGGACACGTACTTCTGTACTCATTGATCATCGCATTCCCGACAGCTGTAATTGCCGGACCAATATTTGCAAAATGGCTTCATAAACGGGTCATTCCTGTTGGAGAACCGGAATTGATTCGGGTGGAAACAAAGTCAAGTGGATTACCGGGGACTGGAGTTTCGTTCTTCATCATCCTTTTGCCGGTTTTGTTGATGGTTTTAACTGTAGTGGCGCCTTATCTGTCGCTACCAGGTTCCATAGAAAAATTCCTATTGTTTATCGGAAGTCCAGTGATCGCCTTATTAATCTCCTGTTTTGCAGCTTACTATTTCTTGGGTTTCAGACAGGGCATGGACAAATCGCTACTTAAAAAGTTAACGGAAGAATGCTTATTGCCATTAGCTTCCATAATCCTTATTATCGGTGCAGGTGGAGGATTCAAGCAAATTTTAATTGATAGTGGCGTAGGGACTGCAATTGCTTCCATGTCTGAAGAAATATCATTATCACCCATCGTCCTTGCATTCCTTGTGGCCGGATTGATTCGGGTTGCCACAGGTTCTGCAACAGTCGCTTTGACCACGGCAGCAGGAATTGTATCACCGGTCGTTGCCAATATGACGGGTGTTAATCTAGAATTACTCGTTATTGCCACGGGCGCAGGCTCACTTATGTTTTCCCATGTTAATGACGCCGGTTTCTGGTTAGTAAAAGAATATATGGGATTAACCGTAAAAGAAACCTTCAAAACATGGACAGTCATGGAAACCTTGCTTTCTTTCGTGGCATTCGGTCTGGTTTTAATTTTGGATATATTCATATAG
- the yppF gene encoding YppF family protein, whose product MNIEVLILHYIQEKRQKPNHANELLDYIQNEYVNGKLSIFQYRSLCQDLYLRGAKQTSSG is encoded by the coding sequence GTGAATATAGAAGTTTTAATCCTCCATTATATTCAGGAAAAACGTCAAAAGCCTAACCATGCCAATGAATTACTGGATTATATTCAGAATGAATATGTAAACGGGAAGCTGTCAATCTTTCAATATAGAAGTCTCTGTCAGGACTTATATCTTCGAGGAGCAAAACAAACGTCTTCTGGGTGA
- a CDS encoding MFS transporter has product MLNGQKRWLYIAVPIFFFWFFGQIDKVGISIIQTDPEFLHALGMTGDDKNAKIGLLSFVFTIAYGVSNLFWGFIIDKLGARKTAIAGLFVWTLTMITSGLANSYEMFLISRIILGFGEGMMIPVSGKFISNWFNKRELGRAQASWLTGNYLGPAMGAIFLVLVISLLHWQAAFFMLAAFNLFINIPMFIFMTRNTPEEHPRISKEELAFIRQTDDEVKETAASENKSFAQDYRFWIVWFGMLVCSFLFFGISIWLPTYLIEAKGFEKEGMSSITSLSWLFALGFVLACGFLADKTRRPSLMASILFSLTAVFLTVAVFIPNPILAGLCMGLAMGCQGGVFHLSNMLMVKYSTPETAGRAAGLIGFTNIMGGFSSYIMGWLRDLSGGDFSSSIAMLIFAALLGLAAYIFSIKREAAELLLSPLPAQKIQV; this is encoded by the coding sequence ATGTTAAATGGGCAAAAAAGATGGTTGTATATTGCCGTTCCAATTTTTTTCTTTTGGTTTTTTGGACAAATTGATAAAGTTGGCATTTCCATCATTCAAACAGATCCGGAATTCTTGCATGCACTCGGTATGACAGGCGATGACAAAAATGCAAAGATCGGTCTTCTATCATTTGTATTCACCATTGCTTATGGAGTTTCAAATCTTTTTTGGGGCTTCATCATTGATAAATTAGGTGCACGTAAAACAGCCATCGCCGGTTTATTCGTTTGGACACTCACGATGATCACGTCAGGCCTGGCAAATTCATATGAAATGTTTTTAATAAGCAGGATCATTCTTGGTTTTGGTGAAGGGATGATGATTCCGGTTTCCGGAAAATTCATTTCTAACTGGTTTAATAAACGGGAATTGGGGAGGGCCCAGGCATCTTGGCTTACCGGAAACTATTTAGGACCGGCAATGGGAGCCATTTTCTTGGTGCTCGTGATATCTTTACTCCACTGGCAGGCAGCTTTCTTTATGCTTGCAGCATTCAACTTATTTATAAATATCCCGATGTTCATCTTTATGACTCGGAATACACCAGAAGAGCACCCCCGTATAAGTAAGGAGGAATTGGCTTTCATTCGCCAAACGGATGATGAAGTGAAAGAAACAGCTGCCTCCGAGAATAAGAGTTTCGCCCAAGATTATCGTTTCTGGATTGTTTGGTTCGGCATGCTCGTATGCTCCTTCTTATTTTTCGGAATCAGCATTTGGCTTCCTACCTACCTCATTGAAGCAAAAGGATTCGAAAAGGAAGGAATGTCGAGTATTACTTCACTTTCCTGGCTATTCGCTTTAGGATTTGTCTTGGCATGCGGTTTTCTGGCTGACAAAACCAGACGTCCAAGTTTGATGGCCTCGATTCTATTTTCATTGACGGCTGTCTTTCTGACTGTAGCGGTATTCATCCCCAATCCTATTTTGGCCGGGCTATGTATGGGACTGGCAATGGGATGTCAAGGCGGTGTGTTCCATCTAAGTAATATGCTCATGGTAAAATACTCAACACCTGAAACGGCAGGACGGGCCGCTGGTCTAATTGGATTCACGAATATCATGGGCGGCTTTTCGAGCTATATCATGGGATGGCTTCGTGACTTGTCTGGCGGGGATTTCAGTTCATCGATCGCCATGCTGATTTTTGCAGCCCTCTTAGGTTTGGCAGCTTATATATTCTCCATTAAGAGAGAAGCGGCAGAACTGCTTTTATCACCTTTGCCTGCTCAAAAGATACAAGTCTAA